A stretch of the Methermicoccus shengliensis DSM 18856 genome encodes the following:
- a CDS encoding cofactor-independent phosphoglycerate mutase: MKCVVMVGDGMGDYPIEGVGRTAIEEAHTPNMDYIARRGVCGLARTLPEGMPKGSDVANLSILGYDPRRYYTARGPIEAAGMGIPLEGRDVAFRCNLITVADGRVADYSAGHIDTEKARAIIEALDEELGGEGIRFHAGLSYRHIMVCDFGDGAVCTPPHDAVGEPLKSVLPRGRGSRRLRRLIADSEDVIARCNEHLHTNATHIWPWSGGRPLTIPSFTERFGLSGAVISAVDLLKGLARCANLDFIEVEGATGNIDTNYLGKGKAAVEALDDHDFVLVHVEAPDEAGHMRDIEEKIRAIEEFDEKVVGTVLDSMDEHTRALVMPDHYTPYTLGVHTDEPVPFALLKGEQDDVQAYGERECARGSLGTVMGYELMGILMG; the protein is encoded by the coding sequence ATGAAGTGTGTGGTGATGGTGGGGGACGGCATGGGGGACTACCCCATAGAGGGCGTGGGAAGGACTGCCATCGAGGAGGCGCACACTCCCAATATGGACTACATTGCAAGGAGGGGCGTGTGCGGGCTCGCGAGGACGCTTCCAGAGGGGATGCCCAAGGGCAGCGATGTGGCAAACCTCTCGATACTGGGATACGACCCACGAAGGTACTACACCGCCAGAGGACCCATAGAGGCTGCTGGTATGGGCATCCCCCTCGAGGGGAGGGACGTGGCATTCAGGTGCAACCTGATAACGGTGGCGGACGGCAGGGTGGCGGACTACAGCGCAGGGCACATCGACACCGAAAAGGCGAGAGCCATCATCGAGGCACTGGACGAGGAGCTTGGCGGCGAGGGCATACGCTTTCATGCGGGCTTGAGCTACAGGCACATCATGGTGTGCGACTTCGGTGATGGGGCGGTGTGCACTCCACCCCACGATGCGGTTGGAGAGCCCCTGAAGAGCGTGCTTCCAAGGGGAAGGGGCTCACGAAGGCTGAGAAGGCTCATAGCGGACTCCGAGGACGTGATAGCAAGATGCAACGAGCACCTGCACACCAACGCCACCCACATCTGGCCATGGAGCGGGGGAAGGCCCCTCACCATCCCAAGCTTCACGGAGAGGTTCGGGCTCTCTGGAGCCGTGATATCGGCGGTGGACCTGTTGAAAGGGCTTGCGAGGTGTGCCAACCTCGACTTCATCGAGGTGGAGGGTGCCACTGGGAACATCGACACCAACTACCTCGGCAAGGGCAAAGCTGCCGTGGAGGCGCTCGATGACCATGACTTCGTGCTGGTGCACGTTGAGGCGCCCGACGAGGCTGGGCACATGAGGGACATCGAGGAGAAGATACGGGCAATCGAGGAGTTCGACGAGAAGGTGGTGGGCACCGTTCTCGACTCCATGGACGAGCATACGAGGGCGCTCGTGATGCCAGACCACTACACTCCATACACCCTCGGGGTGCACACCGATGAGCCCGTGCCCTTTGCGCTCCTGAAGGGCGAGCAGGACGATGTGCAGGCATATGGGGAGAGGGAGTGTGCGAGAGGGTCGCTCGGCACTGTGATGGGCTACGAGCTAATGGGCATACTCATGGGCTGA
- a CDS encoding cobyrinate a,c-diamide synthase — MCERVARHCDGLRANGHTHGLMDMRGIVVAGTHSGCGKTTLSMGLMAALSRRYRVQPYKVGPDFIDPSHHTAICKRPSVNLDTFMMGVDGVREAYARYSADADISVVEGVMGMFDGMDTTEIASTAHVAKVLNLPVVLVVNVRSMSRSAAALVKGYVEYDPRVDVAGVILNGVASENHERLVREPIEALGIRVLGAVPRVRELSMPSRHLGLHMAHEGSLDVEQLRSLIEEYVDLDCLLELAHSAEVPLPDEDDEQHEHIRLGVAYDAAFCFYYHDLLEHLRRSGASLTFFSPLRGEVPEVDGLYIGGGYPELHAHALEHSPTTSWIRTVAEDGMPIYGECGGLMYLCERLAEGEDTHAMCGVLPATTTMTKRLMALAYVEAEVIRHNAIMQRPIKGHEFHYSITQCRGDARLAYRLRGGVGIRDGMDGLVEHCTLASYTHVATFDPTHFMESCRRYART; from the coding sequence GTGTGCGAGAGGGTCGCTCGGCACTGTGATGGGCTACGAGCTAATGGGCATACTCATGGGCTGATGGACATGCGGGGCATCGTGGTCGCTGGAACGCACAGCGGGTGTGGCAAGACCACGCTCTCGATGGGGCTCATGGCGGCGCTCTCCCGCAGGTATCGCGTGCAACCCTACAAGGTGGGACCCGACTTCATAGACCCGAGCCACCACACCGCCATCTGCAAGAGGCCCAGCGTGAACCTCGACACCTTCATGATGGGCGTGGATGGGGTAAGGGAGGCGTATGCGAGATACTCGGCGGATGCGGACATCTCGGTGGTGGAGGGCGTGATGGGCATGTTCGATGGCATGGACACCACCGAGATAGCGAGCACTGCCCACGTTGCCAAGGTGCTCAACCTGCCCGTGGTGCTCGTGGTGAATGTGCGCTCGATGTCGAGAAGCGCAGCCGCGCTCGTGAAGGGGTATGTGGAGTACGACCCCCGTGTGGATGTGGCAGGGGTGATACTCAACGGCGTGGCATCAGAGAACCACGAGCGGCTGGTGAGGGAGCCCATAGAGGCGCTCGGGATAAGGGTGCTCGGGGCGGTGCCGAGGGTGAGGGAGCTGTCCATGCCCTCAAGGCACCTCGGGCTGCACATGGCACACGAGGGGAGTCTCGACGTCGAGCAGCTGCGCTCGCTCATAGAGGAGTACGTTGACCTCGACTGCCTGCTGGAGCTTGCACACTCGGCAGAGGTGCCCCTGCCAGATGAAGACGATGAGCAGCACGAACACATAAGGCTGGGGGTGGCGTACGATGCCGCATTCTGCTTCTACTACCACGATTTGCTGGAGCACCTGAGGCGCTCTGGGGCATCCCTCACCTTCTTCTCACCCCTCAGGGGGGAGGTGCCAGAGGTAGATGGGCTGTACATAGGTGGGGGGTATCCAGAGCTGCACGCCCACGCCCTCGAGCACAGCCCCACCACCTCGTGGATACGCACCGTCGCAGAAGATGGGATGCCCATATACGGCGAGTGCGGGGGGCTCATGTACCTGTGTGAGCGCCTTGCAGAGGGAGAGGACACGCATGCCATGTGCGGCGTGCTCCCCGCCACCACCACCATGACCAAGAGGCTCATGGCGCTTGCCTATGTGGAGGCGGAGGTGATAAGGCACAATGCGATAATGCAAAGGCCCATAAAGGGACACGAGTTTCACTACTCCATCACCCAGTGCAGGGGGGATGCGAGGCTCGCATACAGGCTCAGGGGAGGAGTGGGGATACGGGATGGCATGGACGGGCTGGTGGAGCACTGCACACTTGCAAGCTACACCCACGTGGCCACCTTCGACCCAACGCACTTCATGGAGTCGTGCAGAAGGTATGCGAGGACATAG
- a CDS encoding ABC transporter ATP-binding protein yields the protein MRGHSRDVVVVRVEGVRKVYTIGRHSVEVLKGIDLSIERGEFVAIMGRSGSGKSTLMNLMGCLDRPTEGEVYIDGVPTSTLSDGELARIRGKKVGFVFQTFNLIARMSARENVELPMVYQGVPQRERRRRAEHLLREVGLGERIDHKPSELSGGQCQRVAIARALANSPQLLLADEPTGNLDTRTGMDIMHTLLELNERGMTIVMVTHDADVAAYAHRTVVIRDGVLESS from the coding sequence ATGCGAGGACATAGTAGGGATGTGGTTGTGGTGCGTGTGGAGGGCGTGAGAAAGGTGTACACCATAGGGAGACATAGCGTAGAGGTGCTGAAGGGCATCGACCTCTCGATAGAGAGGGGGGAGTTCGTGGCCATCATGGGACGCTCGGGCTCTGGCAAGAGCACGCTGATGAACCTGATGGGCTGTCTGGACAGGCCCACCGAGGGGGAGGTGTACATCGATGGCGTGCCCACGAGCACCCTGTCGGATGGGGAGCTTGCCCGCATCCGGGGCAAAAAGGTGGGGTTCGTGTTTCAGACGTTCAACCTGATTGCCCGCATGAGTGCTAGGGAGAACGTGGAGCTGCCCATGGTGTATCAGGGCGTGCCCCAGAGAGAGCGAAGGAGGAGGGCAGAGCATCTGCTCAGAGAGGTGGGGCTTGGCGAGAGGATAGACCACAAGCCCAGCGAGCTCTCTGGGGGCCAGTGCCAGAGGGTGGCGATTGCCCGTGCACTCGCCAACTCTCCCCAGCTGCTGCTGGCAGACGAGCCCACTGGCAACCTCGATACGAGGACTGGGATGGATATCATGCACACGCTCTTGGAGCTCAACGAGAGGGGGATGACCATCGTGATGGTAACACACGATGCGGATGTGGCTGCATATGCCCACAGGACAGTGGTGATTAGAGATGGAGTGCTGGAGAGCAGTTAG
- a CDS encoding COG1361 S-layer family protein, protein MECWRAVSIVVLLVALVPPAGHAQPFTGLSIDVQKYEPYPASAGDYLDVWIKVENSDVARIEGMELQLEPEYPLSLLPSESGYRYIGLISAGDAALVHTRLMVAGDAPDGEAKLNILYRSGTDVAWSKVERTITVGTDVPKSRGTVVLSSYTIYPETLMPGDEGRLDIVLKNTATQRTLTIGDEVFSLDARIQSAELSCPEDVVVESPVYREVGVLSPGDTITLSYMLHVNRSASEGTRLLNFSVVAGSRAYSTTWKIPLRVEGAQPSIILSKQPRLVGGSGTLDVDVANVRHSTLDAVSVVPESDVLVFEPSEYFVGQMDPNDLFTLQFGVRARDELDVGERVPISLRVHYQNGDNVHSSEPVVVYLTVERAPGGSMAGTYVVLLLVLAAGGVLYYRRRRQR, encoded by the coding sequence ATGGAGTGCTGGAGAGCAGTTAGCATCGTGGTGCTGCTGGTGGCGCTCGTCCCTCCAGCGGGGCACGCACAGCCGTTCACGGGGCTCAGCATAGATGTGCAAAAGTACGAGCCCTATCCAGCATCGGCTGGGGACTACCTCGATGTGTGGATAAAGGTGGAGAACAGCGATGTTGCGAGGATAGAGGGGATGGAGCTTCAGCTCGAGCCAGAGTACCCCCTCTCGCTCCTGCCATCCGAGAGCGGATACAGGTACATAGGGCTGATATCCGCAGGAGATGCGGCGCTCGTGCACACAAGGCTGATGGTGGCAGGGGACGCGCCAGATGGCGAGGCAAAGCTCAACATCCTCTACAGGTCGGGTACAGATGTCGCATGGAGCAAGGTGGAGCGTACCATCACCGTGGGCACAGACGTGCCGAAGAGCAGGGGCACCGTCGTGCTCTCCTCGTACACCATCTATCCAGAGACGCTCATGCCCGGTGATGAGGGCAGGCTGGACATCGTGCTCAAGAACACCGCCACCCAGCGAACGCTCACGATTGGGGACGAGGTGTTCTCCCTTGATGCCCGCATACAGAGCGCCGAGCTCTCCTGTCCAGAGGACGTGGTGGTGGAGAGCCCCGTGTACAGGGAGGTGGGCGTGCTCTCGCCGGGCGATACCATCACCCTCTCCTACATGCTCCACGTGAACCGCTCTGCCAGCGAGGGCACGAGGCTGCTCAACTTCAGCGTGGTGGCGGGCTCTCGGGCATACAGCACCACGTGGAAGATTCCGCTCAGGGTGGAGGGGGCACAGCCCAGCATCATACTCTCAAAGCAGCCGAGGCTGGTGGGCGGCAGTGGCACCCTCGATGTGGACGTGGCAAACGTGCGCCACAGCACGCTGGATGCCGTGAGCGTGGTGCCAGAGAGCGACGTGCTGGTGTTTGAGCCCTCCGAGTACTTCGTGGGGCAGATGGATCCCAACGACCTGTTCACGCTGCAGTTTGGGGTGCGTGCTCGCGATGAACTCGATGTCGGAGAGAGGGTACCCATCTCGCTGAGGGTGCACTACCAGAACGGCGACAACGTGCACTCATCAGAGCCCGTGGTGGTGTATCTCACGGTGGAAAGAGCGCCCGGCGGGAGCATGGCGGGCACGTACGTGGTGCTCCTGCTGGTGCTCGCCGCAGGGGGTGTGCTGTACTACAGAAGAAGGCGTCAGCGCTGA
- a CDS encoding metal-dependent transcriptional regulator, translating into MLSDEAENALKQIWICVHEQKMECVPVEVLSETKREESLRELITTQMVDVCEGEVRLTEQGDEYGRNVVRRNRLAERLLVDVLDTENGLVRETACGLEHYLYRGVEDSVCTLLGHPRFCPHGKPIPMGECCRRASTEAKKIVCPLSELSSGQAGRIAYLHPKRRETMQKLISMGVLPGMPVRLVQRTPSYVLEVDRTRYAVDEEIASSIFVRLQR; encoded by the coding sequence ATGCTCAGCGATGAGGCAGAGAACGCCCTGAAGCAGATATGGATATGTGTGCACGAGCAAAAGATGGAGTGCGTGCCCGTGGAGGTGCTTTCCGAGACCAAGAGGGAGGAGAGCTTGAGGGAACTCATCACCACCCAGATGGTGGACGTGTGCGAGGGGGAAGTGAGGCTCACAGAGCAGGGGGACGAGTACGGCAGGAACGTGGTCAGGCGCAACAGGCTGGCAGAGCGGCTGCTGGTGGACGTGCTGGACACCGAGAACGGGCTCGTGCGCGAGACCGCCTGTGGGCTCGAGCACTACCTGTATCGGGGTGTGGAGGACAGTGTGTGCACGCTTCTTGGGCACCCCAGATTCTGTCCCCATGGCAAGCCCATTCCCATGGGCGAGTGCTGCAGAAGGGCGAGCACCGAGGCGAAGAAAATCGTGTGCCCCTTGAGCGAGCTTTCGAGCGGGCAGGCGGGCAGAATCGCCTACCTGCATCCAAAGAGGAGGGAGACCATGCAGAAGCTCATCTCCATGGGCGTGCTTCCGGGCATGCCCGTGCGGCTGGTGCAGCGCACTCCCTCGTATGTGCTGGAGGTGGACAGGACTCGCTATGCGGTGGACGAGGAGATTGCCTCCTCGATATTCGTGAGGCTTCAGCGCTGA
- the feoB gene encoding ferrous iron transport protein B — translation MGWSIFRTSHCHAPPASHAQHSKRLVLVGTPNVGKSMLFNNLTGTYTVVSNYPGTTVEISMGRVSIGDVRFEVIDTPGMYSLAPITDEERVSERVLLVDGADVVLHVVAAPALRRMLPLTLQLLEAGLPLILVLNMMDEAERDGMLIDVDTLEQRLAIPVVPMVSTVGRGMERLLECIASIPEPSPIRIVYGELEPWVERLEGLLKGDYLITRRALALLLLQRDRVAMELVEGTEPDVMPEVERIVEQAEQAFFQPIGYLVGMARHRAADELLRGIVRESASAKVSLAERLDSMLMSPIYGVPILLAVLYFGFYRFVGVFGAGVLVDFLEGTVFGQHINPIFTHWFEANVPYPVVVDLFVGEYGIITQGITYAVALILPIVGLFFLVFSLLEDSGYLPRLSMLVDRVFKRMGLSGRAVIPMVLGFGCDTMATLVTRTLETKREKVIAVLLLSLAVPCSAQLGVVLAILSFSFRALVAWALIVLANFLLIGYLAARLMPGEGPTFFMELPPLRVPKLSNVLTKTYARVQWYFVEVLPLFVLASILIWAGKLVGLFQLGVRAVSYPVSWIGLPPDVATIFFFGFFRRDYGAVELYKFFEGGLMSEAQLVVAAVTLTLFVPCIAQLIVTVRERGTKTALAIAGFIFPFAFLVGFLTHLLLTYTGVFS, via the coding sequence ATGGGATGGAGCATCTTTCGCACATCGCACTGCCACGCCCCACCAGCATCCCATGCACAACACAGCAAGAGGCTCGTGCTTGTTGGAACTCCCAACGTGGGAAAGAGTATGCTGTTCAACAACCTCACGGGCACATACACGGTCGTGTCCAACTATCCCGGCACCACCGTGGAGATAAGCATGGGCAGAGTGAGCATCGGAGACGTGCGCTTTGAGGTGATTGACACGCCGGGCATGTACTCGCTCGCTCCAATCACCGATGAGGAGCGTGTGAGCGAGCGGGTGTTGCTCGTGGACGGAGCGGACGTTGTGCTCCACGTGGTGGCTGCCCCAGCGCTGCGAAGGATGCTTCCGCTCACGCTCCAGCTGCTCGAGGCAGGACTTCCCCTCATCCTCGTGCTCAACATGATGGACGAGGCAGAGCGGGATGGAATGCTCATCGACGTGGACACCCTCGAGCAGCGACTCGCCATTCCCGTGGTGCCCATGGTGTCCACTGTGGGAAGGGGAATGGAGAGGTTGCTCGAGTGCATCGCATCCATTCCAGAGCCCAGCCCCATCAGGATAGTCTACGGGGAGCTCGAGCCATGGGTAGAGAGGCTCGAGGGGCTGCTCAAGGGAGATTACCTCATCACCAGACGGGCACTCGCCCTGCTGCTGCTCCAGCGGGACAGGGTGGCAATGGAACTCGTGGAGGGCACCGAGCCAGATGTGATGCCAGAGGTGGAGCGCATAGTAGAGCAGGCTGAGCAGGCGTTCTTTCAGCCCATAGGGTATCTTGTGGGCATGGCGCGGCACAGGGCAGCAGATGAGCTGCTCAGGGGCATCGTGCGGGAGAGTGCATCCGCCAAGGTCAGCCTTGCAGAGCGTCTGGACTCGATGCTCATGAGCCCCATATACGGCGTTCCCATCCTGCTGGCGGTGCTCTATTTCGGGTTCTACAGGTTCGTGGGCGTGTTCGGTGCTGGCGTGCTCGTGGACTTTCTCGAGGGCACGGTGTTCGGGCAGCACATCAACCCCATTTTCACGCACTGGTTCGAGGCGAACGTGCCCTATCCCGTGGTAGTCGACCTGTTCGTGGGAGAGTACGGCATCATCACGCAGGGCATCACCTATGCAGTTGCCCTCATCCTCCCAATCGTGGGGCTGTTCTTTCTGGTGTTCTCGCTGCTCGAGGACTCTGGGTATCTCCCAAGGCTCTCGATGCTGGTGGACAGGGTATTCAAGCGCATGGGGCTCTCTGGAAGGGCGGTGATACCCATGGTACTGGGCTTCGGGTGCGATACAATGGCGACGCTGGTGACGAGAACGCTCGAGACCAAGCGGGAGAAGGTGATTGCAGTGCTGCTGCTCTCGCTCGCCGTGCCCTGCTCTGCTCAGCTCGGCGTGGTGCTCGCCATCCTCTCGTTCAGCTTCAGGGCGCTCGTGGCATGGGCACTCATCGTGCTGGCGAACTTCCTGCTCATCGGGTACCTTGCGGCAAGGCTCATGCCGGGAGAGGGTCCCACGTTCTTCATGGAGCTTCCACCCCTGAGAGTACCCAAGCTCTCCAACGTGCTCACCAAGACGTATGCGAGGGTGCAGTGGTACTTCGTGGAGGTGCTGCCCCTGTTCGTGCTCGCCAGCATCCTGATATGGGCGGGAAAGCTGGTGGGGCTGTTCCAGCTGGGAGTGAGGGCGGTGAGCTATCCCGTGAGCTGGATAGGGCTCCCACCAGATGTCGCCACCATATTCTTCTTCGGGTTCTTCAGGAGGGACTATGGGGCAGTGGAGCTCTACAAGTTCTTCGAGGGTGGGCTGATGAGCGAGGCACAGCTCGTGGTGGCTGCCGTGACGCTCACGCTGTTCGTACCCTGCATCGCCCAGCTCATCGTCACGGTGAGAGAGAGGGGAACGAAGACCGCACTCGCAATCGCTGGCTTTATATTCCCGTTTGCCTTTCTCGTAGGGTTTTTAACCCACCTGCTGCTAACATATACCGGTGTGTTTTCCTGA
- a CDS encoding LL-diaminopimelate aminotransferase → MRKCLNHRADADVVSVMVNHSHRLDRLPKYLFAKLDEAIEKARAMGVDVIDLGVGDPDMPTPAHIVEEMVSAVRNPTYHRYPSYAGMLAFRQAAARWYEQRFGVACDPASEVITLIGSKEGIAHIPLAFLDEGDVALVPDPAYPVYANATILAGGTPYAMPLLEDCGFLPELEAIPVEVRERAKLMFLNYPNNPTAAVADRQFFREVVEFAHEWDILVCHDNPYSEIAFDGYRAPSFLEVKGAKEVGIEFNSLSKTYNMTGWRIGYVLGSREAIAALGRVKTNIDSGAFEAVQMAGIAALTGPQECVQESVRVYAERRRLLLELTDALGLEAEPPKATFYVWARLPEGTRSMVYCERLLDGSGIVATPGVGFGEHGEGYIRLAMTQPTSRIEEAVRRVSQQPPS, encoded by the coding sequence ATGCGAAAGTGTTTAAACCATCGTGCCGATGCTGACGTGGTGAGCGTGATGGTGAATCACTCACACAGGCTGGATCGGCTTCCCAAGTACCTGTTTGCCAAACTCGACGAGGCGATAGAAAAGGCCAGAGCGATGGGCGTGGACGTCATTGACCTTGGGGTGGGGGACCCAGACATGCCCACGCCCGCCCACATCGTGGAGGAGATGGTGAGCGCCGTGCGCAACCCCACGTACCACCGCTACCCCTCATATGCGGGCATGCTCGCCTTCAGGCAGGCGGCGGCGAGGTGGTATGAGCAGAGGTTTGGCGTGGCGTGCGATCCAGCCTCGGAGGTCATCACCCTCATAGGCTCCAAGGAGGGGATTGCTCACATTCCGCTGGCGTTTCTCGACGAGGGAGACGTGGCGCTCGTGCCCGACCCCGCATACCCAGTGTATGCCAACGCCACCATCCTCGCTGGGGGCACCCCATATGCAATGCCCCTTCTGGAGGACTGTGGCTTTCTGCCCGAGCTGGAAGCCATACCCGTGGAGGTGAGAGAGAGAGCAAAGCTGATGTTCCTGAACTATCCCAACAACCCCACTGCGGCTGTGGCCGACAGGCAGTTCTTCAGAGAGGTGGTGGAGTTCGCCCACGAGTGGGACATACTGGTGTGCCACGACAACCCATACTCGGAGATTGCGTTCGATGGGTACAGGGCGCCAAGCTTCCTCGAGGTGAAGGGGGCAAAGGAGGTGGGAATCGAGTTCAACTCGCTGTCCAAGACATACAACATGACTGGATGGCGCATAGGGTATGTGCTCGGCAGCCGTGAGGCGATAGCTGCCCTTGGAAGGGTGAAGACCAACATAGACTCTGGGGCGTTCGAGGCGGTGCAGATGGCGGGCATCGCAGCCCTCACGGGACCACAGGAGTGCGTGCAGGAGAGCGTGAGAGTATACGCAGAGCGAAGGCGGCTGCTGCTCGAGTTAACGGATGCCCTCGGGCTTGAGGCAGAGCCTCCAAAGGCAACGTTCTACGTGTGGGCAAGGCTTCCCGAGGGCACGCGCTCGATGGTGTACTGCGAGAGGCTGCTCGATGGGAGTGGAATCGTTGCCACGCCTGGCGTGGGCTTCGGAGAGCACGGGGAAGGCTACATCAGGCTCGCCATGACGCAGCCCACATCGAGGATAGAGGAGGCGGTGAGGAGGGTCAGCCAACAACCGCCCTCTTGA
- a CDS encoding (5-formylfuran-3-yl)methyl phosphate synthase, with protein MRLLVSPINSREAVEALAGGADIIDVKNPREGSLGASFPWMIRSVCRVVDGRVPVSATIGDFEFKPGTASLAALGAAVSGAHYIKVGLFGTKTAEEALELLDGVCKTIREHDAEKQVVAAGYADFSRTGSVDPMELPEVGAAADADVVMVDTGIKDGRSSFEFMGEEGLAAFVDAAHDHGLECALAGTIKFEDVEALRRIKPDIVGVRGVVCGGDRTSTIRRELVEQFKRAVVG; from the coding sequence TTGAGGTTGCTGGTGAGCCCCATCAACTCGAGGGAGGCTGTGGAGGCTCTCGCTGGTGGAGCCGACATCATCGATGTGAAGAACCCGAGAGAGGGGTCGCTGGGTGCGAGCTTTCCATGGATGATTCGCTCGGTGTGCAGGGTGGTGGATGGAAGGGTGCCCGTGAGCGCCACCATCGGGGACTTCGAGTTCAAGCCCGGAACCGCCTCGCTCGCTGCCCTCGGGGCTGCTGTGAGCGGTGCCCACTACATAAAGGTGGGGCTGTTTGGCACCAAGACGGCAGAGGAGGCACTCGAGCTTCTGGACGGCGTGTGCAAGACGATACGGGAGCACGATGCTGAAAAGCAGGTGGTGGCTGCGGGCTATGCCGACTTTTCACGCACAGGCTCAGTTGACCCCATGGAGCTTCCAGAGGTGGGGGCGGCCGCGGATGCCGATGTGGTGATGGTGGACACTGGAATCAAGGACGGAAGGAGCAGCTTCGAGTTCATGGGTGAGGAGGGGCTGGCGGCGTTCGTGGATGCCGCCCACGACCATGGGCTTGAGTGCGCGCTTGCGGGCACCATCAAGTTCGAGGACGTCGAGGCGCTTCGCCGCATAAAGCCCGACATCGTGGGCGTGAGGGGGGTGGTGTGCGGCGGGGACAGGACGAGCACGATACGAAGGGAGCTGGTGGAGCAGTTCAAGAGGGCGGTTGTTGGCTGA